Proteins encoded by one window of Anaerolineales bacterium:
- a CDS encoding NAD(P)H-dependent oxidoreductase subunit E: MLKEKYQARIDAIFAKYPDKRSAIMPLLYVAQQEYGWVTPESIVEVADLCEIDPTQVKSIAGFYSMYRESPKGAYWLQVCTDLPCALLGADKFHHDLLDHLGIHEGETTADGLFTVEHVMCLAACDRAPMLQCNFHFHEHLDMEKMKALLDQWRSDAAGEPAAENKPAKKKK, translated from the coding sequence TTGTTGAAAGAAAAATATCAGGCGCGAATCGACGCCATTTTCGCCAAATATCCAGATAAACGCTCAGCGATCATGCCACTGCTGTACGTTGCCCAACAGGAATACGGTTGGGTGACGCCGGAATCGATTGTCGAGGTTGCCGATCTGTGTGAGATCGACCCAACCCAGGTGAAATCGATTGCGGGCTTTTACAGCATGTACCGCGAATCGCCCAAGGGGGCGTATTGGTTGCAGGTGTGTACCGATTTACCCTGCGCGCTGCTCGGTGCGGATAAATTTCACCATGATTTGCTTGACCATCTGGGGATTCACGAGGGCGAAACAACCGCCGATGGGCTGTTCACCGTTGAGCATGTCATGTGCCTTGCCGCCTGTGACCGCGCCCCCATGCTCCAGTGTAATTTCCATTTCCATGAACATTTAGATATGGAAAAGATGAAGGCACTCCTTGATCAGTGGCGCTCTGACGCAGCCGGTGAACCCGCCGCTGAGAACAAACCCGCCAAAAAGAAAAAGTAG
- the nuoF gene encoding NADH-quinone oxidoreductase subunit NuoF, with amino-acid sequence MPNNLLREKDIPGIGTYETYIKHGGYDGLKKALSMKPDEVIALVKDSNLRGRGGAGFSTGMKWSFVPKTEGPKYITVNADESEPGTFKDRQILEFNFQQMLEGTLIAAYAVQATAIYIYARGEFWDIAPHMEAEIEKARAGGMLGKNIGGGNWSCEVYVHLGAGAYICGEESALLNSIEGKLGQPRPRPPFPAVAGLYNKPTVINNVETLANVPLILVNGAVWFKGIGTEKSPGTKIFCMSGHVEKPGNYEFPLGITFRQLLEAAGGVKGGKKLKAILPSGASGPLLPATDKVLDTPLTYEDVAALGSVLGSASVIILDEDTDMVWAALKMIRFFKHESCGKCTPCREGTYWLEKRMSALYNHQAASEDVTLIESVATQMMGKSLCALGDFATSPILSALKHWREEFVAYAKATTPAKPPAKEKVVAGRG; translated from the coding sequence ATGCCGAATAATCTACTGCGCGAAAAAGACATCCCCGGCATCGGGACGTATGAAACGTATATCAAGCACGGCGGCTATGACGGGCTGAAAAAAGCACTGAGCATGAAACCCGATGAGGTGATCGCCCTCGTCAAGGATTCCAACCTGCGTGGGCGGGGAGGGGCGGGCTTTTCCACTGGGATGAAATGGAGTTTCGTCCCCAAAACGGAGGGTCCGAAATACATCACCGTGAACGCCGATGAATCAGAACCCGGGACGTTCAAAGACCGTCAAATTCTTGAATTCAACTTTCAACAGATGTTGGAAGGGACACTGATCGCCGCCTATGCTGTCCAGGCGACGGCAATCTACATCTACGCACGGGGAGAGTTCTGGGATATTGCCCCTCATATGGAGGCGGAGATCGAGAAGGCGCGGGCGGGCGGGATGCTTGGCAAGAATATTGGCGGCGGGAATTGGAGTTGCGAGGTTTACGTCCATCTCGGCGCGGGGGCGTATATTTGTGGCGAGGAAAGCGCCCTCCTTAACAGCATTGAGGGAAAACTTGGGCAGCCGCGCCCCCGCCCACCCTTCCCCGCCGTTGCTGGTTTGTACAATAAACCAACGGTGATCAACAATGTGGAGACATTGGCAAACGTTCCCCTCATCCTCGTCAATGGGGCAGTATGGTTTAAGGGCATTGGCACGGAAAAAAGCCCCGGCACGAAGATTTTCTGCATGAGTGGGCATGTGGAAAAACCCGGCAACTATGAGTTCCCCTTAGGGATCACGTTCCGCCAACTTCTAGAGGCGGCAGGTGGCGTGAAGGGCGGCAAAAAGCTGAAGGCGATCCTCCCTTCTGGGGCGTCCGGTCCGCTTCTTCCGGCGACGGATAAAGTGTTGGACACTCCCCTGACCTATGAAGATGTTGCTGCGCTAGGATCAGTGTTGGGGTCAGCCTCGGTGATCATCCTTGACGAAGATACCGATATGGTCTGGGCAGCGCTCAAGATGATCCGCTTTTTCAAGCATGAAAGCTGCGGGAAATGCACACCCTGTCGAGAGGGGACATACTGGCTGGAAAAACGCATGAGCGCTCTCTATAACCATCAGGCAGCCTCGGAGGATGTGACACTCATCGAGAGTGTCGCCACCCAAATGATGGGCAAAAGCCTGTGTGCCTTAGGTGATTTCGCCACCAGCCCAATTTTGAGCGCCTTAAAGCATTGGCGTGAAGAATTTGTTGCCTATGCCAAAGCAACAACGCCCGCCAAACCACCTGCCAAAGAGAAGGTCGTTGCCGGGCGGGGTTAA
- a CDS encoding NADH-quinone oxidoreductase subunit C, with product MTTQKALDPVELARLTLKEAVLDVIEFRGETTIVIDRDHIVDACAFFKETEGLEYIYLSDIAGIDYYQQEPSERRFAANYHLYSFAYNRRLRLKVYAPEDDPRIPSVSSVYPAADWEEREAYDMFGILFEGHPSLRRVLMPDDWDGHPQRKDYPLGYEQVQFSFNFDDIDRLKPYAKE from the coding sequence ATGACCACACAAAAGGCACTTGACCCTGTAGAATTGGCACGTCTGACCTTAAAAGAGGCGGTGCTGGACGTTATTGAATTTCGCGGGGAGACGACGATTGTCATTGACCGCGATCACATCGTAGACGCTTGCGCTTTCTTCAAAGAGACCGAAGGCTTGGAGTACATCTACCTTTCGGATATCGCCGGAATCGATTACTACCAACAAGAGCCATCGGAACGGCGTTTTGCGGCAAATTACCACCTCTATTCGTTCGCCTATAACCGCCGCCTGCGCCTGAAGGTCTACGCTCCCGAAGATGATCCGCGCATCCCCAGTGTGTCCAGCGTTTACCCCGCTGCCGATTGGGAAGAACGCGAGGCATACGATATGTTTGGGATTCTCTTTGAGGGGCATCCCAGTTTGCGGCGCGTTCTCATGCCCGATGATTGGGATGGGCATCCACAGCGGAAAGATTACCCGCTTGGCTACGAACAAGTTCAGTTCTCCTTCAATTTCGATGATATTGACCGCCTGAAGCCCTACGCGAAGGAATAA
- the nuoG gene encoding NADH-quinone oxidoreductase subunit NuoG — translation MSETVRLYIDGVEHRVPKGANLVDAAKMVGNDVPVFCYHPKLAPVGMCRMCLVELGGADFDKEKGDFKRTESGEIAFRWQPRLATACTTFVTDGMAIRTTTDQVQTARDDIIEFLLTSHPLDCPVCDKGGECPLQNLTMQHGAGESRFVFDEKQHLAKHYPLGDLIYLDRERCIQCARCTRFQEELVGDAVLAFHERGRRLQIVTTSTPAFDTYFSGNTTDICPVGALTTADFRFGARPWELTEVPSICPHCAVGCNTSASTRLDREAGGKTIVKRIMPRQNEGVNEIWICDKGRFGHHHSRHAERLTKPLIRQGGKLIPTTWEKALSAIAERLAAADGNVGAIAGATLSNEDLWELRGLVEGVGGTQLGVYPYRMTGAEIVCKVGLGVGSNFKDMGKGTTILVIASDLSEEAPVWYLRVKTAGDRGAQIITVNARPTELDRFAKKQIRYSYGGEIAAVKALLDESAIKEATNLVILVGGEGLDRAGHAGVMQAAGNVLLSTGHVGKANNGLLAVWAGANTQGAFDLGYSSEATEALLSNPPSVLFLADADILGEDAAHAGFLSGAEGAFTVVSELFLTKTAAAADVVLPRQSFAERDGTFTNGERRVQRFYTAQPALDGTRPDWKVFAEISKLRHGAKPKLSTAAVMKAISEALPLYAGMTYGKLGEVTKQYPDVGGENLYYGGTAYENTGGLGVQWQTDADKGEKISIAMPAVGKLTKLKDGETLIVPVTELYDRKPTFAASSALMHSHIPAPYIVINKATAEALGVTEGESLSLSCGSVTGEYAVRVDDATPKQVAYVARHLNPNTPAPATPMVGALRKVEVAQPA, via the coding sequence ATGTCCGAGACCGTCAGGTTATACATCGACGGCGTTGAACACCGCGTGCCGAAGGGGGCGAATCTGGTGGACGCCGCAAAAATGGTCGGGAATGATGTTCCCGTTTTCTGCTACCATCCCAAACTTGCCCCGGTGGGTATGTGCCGGATGTGCCTTGTCGAATTGGGTGGGGCAGATTTTGATAAGGAAAAGGGTGATTTCAAGCGCACAGAGAGCGGCGAAATTGCTTTCCGCTGGCAGCCTCGCCTTGCGACGGCGTGTACCACTTTTGTCACTGATGGCATGGCGATTCGCACGACGACGGATCAGGTACAAACCGCCCGCGACGACATCATTGAATTCTTGCTGACCAGCCATCCGCTGGATTGTCCTGTTTGCGATAAGGGGGGGGAATGTCCCCTCCAAAATCTGACGATGCAGCACGGCGCGGGTGAAAGCCGCTTTGTTTTTGACGAAAAGCAGCACCTTGCCAAACATTATCCGCTTGGCGACCTGATCTACCTCGATAGGGAGCGCTGCATCCAATGCGCCCGCTGCACACGCTTTCAGGAAGAACTTGTTGGCGATGCGGTGCTGGCGTTCCATGAGCGTGGACGTCGCTTGCAGATCGTCACCACAAGTACACCGGCTTTCGACACCTATTTCAGCGGCAACACAACGGATATTTGCCCTGTTGGGGCGCTGACAACGGCGGACTTCCGCTTCGGGGCGCGTCCGTGGGAACTGACCGAAGTGCCAAGTATCTGCCCGCATTGTGCAGTAGGTTGCAACACAAGCGCCAGCACGCGGTTGGATCGGGAGGCAGGCGGTAAGACGATTGTCAAGCGCATCATGCCCCGCCAAAACGAAGGCGTCAACGAGATATGGATTTGTGATAAAGGGCGCTTTGGACACCATCACAGCCGCCATGCCGAGCGGCTTACAAAACCGCTGATCCGGCAGGGCGGGAAACTTATCCCCACAACATGGGAAAAGGCGCTCAGCGCGATTGCTGAACGCCTTGCCGCCGCCGATGGGAACGTAGGGGCAATTGCTGGAGCAACACTTTCCAACGAAGACCTCTGGGAACTGCGTGGCTTAGTCGAAGGCGTTGGTGGCACACAACTAGGCGTTTACCCCTACCGCATGACAGGCGCAGAGATCGTCTGCAAGGTCGGTTTGGGCGTTGGCTCAAACTTCAAAGATATGGGCAAGGGGACAACGATCCTCGTCATTGCCTCTGATCTTTCTGAAGAAGCCCCCGTCTGGTATCTGCGGGTGAAAACGGCAGGAGATCGCGGGGCGCAAATCATCACGGTGAATGCCCGCCCAACAGAACTGGATCGCTTTGCCAAGAAGCAAATTCGCTACAGCTATGGCGGTGAGATCGCAGCGGTGAAAGCACTGCTCGATGAAAGCGCCATAAAAGAGGCGACAAACCTCGTCATCCTCGTTGGTGGTGAGGGGCTGGATCGGGCTGGACATGCCGGTGTAATGCAGGCGGCGGGAAACGTCCTCCTCAGCACGGGGCATGTGGGGAAGGCAAACAATGGACTCCTCGCGGTGTGGGCAGGGGCGAACACGCAAGGCGCGTTTGACCTCGGCTATAGCAGCGAGGCGACGGAAGCACTCCTCAGCAATCCTCCGTCGGTGCTGTTCCTTGCTGATGCTGATATTCTCGGTGAGGATGCCGCCCATGCAGGCTTTTTAAGCGGTGCGGAGGGGGCGTTCACTGTCGTTAGCGAGTTGTTCCTCACCAAGACGGCAGCGGCGGCGGATGTCGTTTTGCCCCGTCAGAGTTTTGCCGAGCGGGACGGGACGTTCACGAATGGCGAACGTCGTGTTCAGCGCTTCTATACAGCGCAGCCTGCCCTTGACGGCACACGCCCAGATTGGAAGGTCTTTGCCGAGATCAGCAAACTTCGTCACGGGGCAAAGCCAAAACTCTCCACCGCAGCGGTTATGAAAGCAATCAGCGAGGCACTTCCGCTCTATGCCGGAATGACCTACGGCAAATTGGGAGAGGTGACAAAACAGTACCCTGATGTGGGCGGCGAGAATTTATACTACGGCGGCACAGCCTACGAGAACACGGGCGGTTTGGGCGTCCAATGGCAAACGGATGCCGATAAGGGCGAAAAGATCAGTATTGCCATGCCCGCCGTTGGGAAACTGACAAAACTGAAGGACGGCGAAACGCTGATTGTGCCGGTTACCGAACTCTATGATCGTAAGCCGACCTTCGCCGCCAGCAGCGCTCTGATGCACTCGCATATCCCCGCGCCCTATATTGTGATCAACAAGGCGACGGCTGAGGCGCTTGGTGTCACAGAGGGTGAGAGCCTGAGCCTAAGCTGTGGCAGCGTGACGGGCGAGTATGCCGTCCGTGTGGACGATGCCACACCGAAGCAAGTTGCCTATGTTGCCCGTCATTTGAACCCGAATACCCCCGCCCCTGCCACCCCGATGGTGGGCGCTCTGCGGAAAGTTGAGGTCGCGCAGCCCGCATGA
- the nuoH gene encoding NADH-quinone oxidoreductase subunit NuoH: MIDANLIIECSAAAGCGTLRAIILSVLIFFTLLTGFAYTTLLERRFIAWIQHRVGPNRAGPGGLLFPLADAVKLFFKEDVTPTGADRVVYLIAPALKVIPSILVVAVIPLGPPILIPWFDGLWYRVPLHLIDVNVGVLFILAWLSLGTYGIVLAGWASNNKYSMLGGLRATAQMLSYELSMGTAMAVPILITSSMKMSTIIEAQNNPQVFGWFVFQNPVAAIILIIALLAEVNRAPFDLPEAEQELTAGYHTEYSGMKFALFFMAEYISMISVSMIAVAFFFGGYHFFLVDQVPILGPLVFIVKVILFLCGMIWIRATLPRIRYDRLMSLGWKVLFPLALAAVAWTAVALVLGDALGSPAVYILIMLGASGITLGVLFSLLNRSKAMDEGEYVVLGKRGAGWAIMSIIGGLVAIPVGIFKFLGQQVSNAQVVLKDEKPVN; this comes from the coding sequence ATGATTGACGCAAACCTGATCATTGAGTGTTCAGCCGCCGCCGGGTGTGGCACGCTCCGCGCCATTATCCTGAGCGTGTTGATTTTCTTCACGCTGCTGACCGGCTTTGCTTATACCACCCTTCTAGAGCGGCGCTTTATCGCGTGGATTCAACACCGTGTTGGACCGAACCGCGCCGGTCCCGGTGGGCTGTTGTTCCCGCTGGCAGATGCCGTGAAATTGTTCTTCAAAGAAGATGTGACCCCCACTGGCGCAGATCGTGTCGTTTATCTGATCGCTCCGGCGCTGAAGGTCATTCCCTCAATCTTGGTCGTCGCTGTGATTCCCTTGGGTCCGCCCATCCTCATCCCATGGTTTGATGGCTTGTGGTATCGCGTTCCCTTGCACTTGATCGATGTCAATGTGGGGGTGTTGTTCATCCTGGCGTGGCTCAGTTTGGGGACGTATGGCATCGTCCTTGCCGGGTGGGCAAGCAACAACAAGTACAGCATGTTGGGCGGGCTGCGTGCCACTGCCCAAATGTTGAGCTACGAACTGAGCATGGGAACGGCAATGGCTGTCCCCATCCTCATCACCAGTTCAATGAAGATGTCTACGATCATCGAGGCGCAAAATAACCCGCAAGTCTTTGGTTGGTTCGTCTTTCAAAACCCTGTCGCCGCCATCATCCTGATCATTGCGCTGCTGGCGGAGGTCAACCGCGCTCCCTTTGACCTTCCCGAAGCCGAACAAGAACTGACCGCTGGCTACCATACGGAATACAGCGGGATGAAATTCGCCTTGTTCTTCATGGCGGAATACATCAGCATGATCTCCGTGAGCATGATTGCGGTGGCATTCTTCTTCGGCGGCTACCACTTCTTCTTGGTCGATCAAGTGCCGATCCTGGGTCCGCTGGTCTTTATCGTCAAGGTAATCTTGTTCCTGTGCGGGATGATCTGGATTCGGGCGACCTTGCCGCGCATCCGCTATGACCGTCTGATGAGTCTCGGTTGGAAAGTCCTCTTTCCGTTGGCGCTGGCGGCGGTGGCGTGGACGGCAGTGGCACTCGTCCTCGGTGATGCACTTGGCAGCCCCGCTGTTTATATCCTGATCATGCTTGGCGCCTCAGGAATCACGTTGGGCGTGCTGTTCTCGCTGCTCAATCGATCCAAAGCAATGGACGAAGGCGAGTATGTCGTTTTGGGCAAGCGCGGTGCCGGCTGGGCAATCATGAGCATCATCGGCGGGTTAGTGGCAATTCCTGTCGGAATTTTCAAATTCCTCGGTCAGCAAGTGAGCAATGCCCAGGTTGTTCTAAAGGATGAAAAGCCTGTCAATTAA
- a CDS encoding toll/interleukin-1 receptor domain-containing protein yields the protein MNIFISYSRDDRTLIADLVDRLHSESPHTIWFDRRLVGADLWWRVILSEIERSDCFVIALTPRSAESIYCAAEMHYALALNKPVLPLLLKPCEIHPVLRPIQFTDIMNISLDLALARVLNVLGRVEVRALRGEFPPTTPLPPRPSQPEARAPIHVFEVLAAAEEAIAASDLTSAEKLFQQVIKVDPEGAGKIAIERMAETRRDFERTAAYDKIIALESTANEATLRAAWRAYRALFGLTYDPNGYAQQFPSERTPAEGILKRPVPVSLIETAIGTTAGAKTLPPHLVETRSSLDGRTKAMLVLRRSDKTRPKPLLSSDTIPFPPEHSLPRWVPIIVAVGLVGVLFLLFILSQT from the coding sequence GTGAACATTTTCATTAGCTACTCGCGTGACGACAGAACACTGATTGCCGACCTTGTGGATCGCCTCCACAGCGAGTCGCCCCATACAATTTGGTTTGATCGCCGTCTGGTTGGGGCGGATTTATGGTGGCGAGTGATTCTGAGCGAAATTGAACGATCTGATTGTTTCGTGATCGCCCTTACCCCACGCAGCGCAGAATCGATCTACTGCGCAGCAGAGATGCACTACGCCCTTGCCTTGAACAAACCTGTGTTGCCCCTTTTGCTGAAGCCATGCGAGATTCACCCTGTCTTGCGCCCGATTCAGTTCACCGATATTATGAATATCTCTCTTGATCTTGCCCTCGCACGGGTGTTGAACGTCTTAGGGCGTGTTGAGGTACGTGCGCTGCGCGGTGAATTTCCCCCAACAACACCCCTTCCGCCACGCCCCTCCCAACCAGAAGCCCGCGCTCCCATACACGTCTTTGAAGTCCTTGCTGCTGCCGAAGAAGCGATTGCCGCCAGCGATCTCACCTCGGCAGAGAAGCTCTTTCAACAAGTGATTAAGGTAGACCCTGAAGGGGCGGGGAAGATTGCCATAGAACGGATGGCGGAGACACGTCGAGACTTTGAACGCACCGCCGCCTATGATAAGATCATCGCCCTTGAATCGACGGCGAACGAGGCAACCCTCCGCGCCGCGTGGCGTGCCTATCGAGCGCTTTTTGGGCTGACCTACGACCCAAACGGGTATGCGCAGCAGTTTCCCTCTGAACGCACCCCAGCCGAGGGGATTCTCAAGCGCCCCGTCCCCGTCAGCCTGATTGAGACGGCAATCGGGACAACCGCCGGAGCAAAAACCCTCCCCCCGCACCTTGTTGAGACGCGCAGTTCCCTTGATGGGCGAACAAAAGCAATGCTTGTGTTACGACGTTCGGACAAAACCCGCCCGAAGCCACTGCTCTCCTCAGACACAATCCCTTTCCCCCCCGAACATTCGCTGCCCCGTTGGGTGCCAATCATTGTTGCGGTGGGCTTGGTGGGGGTGCTGTTTCTGCTCTTTATCCTGAGCCAGACATAA
- a CDS encoding NADH-quinone oxidoreductase subunit D: protein MVQKPQIASGHEGYTEWQGTVAELKGLVSERAMTGETMLLNMGPQHPSTHGVLRLLLELDGEIVVSCIPDVGFLHTGIEKSMESKTWEQAITMTDRMDYLNPMGNNLTYCLAMEKIAELDVPERAQVIRVILAELTRINSHLVWLGTHCLDMGAMSVFLYAMREREMILDMFEMVSGQRMMSTYFRPGGLWRDIPAEFVPALEKFLAYFPAKVGEYETLLVENPLWIDRTQGIGVLTPEDAIAFGCSGPTLRGSGVNWDLRKVQPYMGYETYDFDIPLGEHGDVYDRFYIRVQELYQCVRIIKQALARLKPGPFRSNNRKYVPPPRAELGRSMEAVIHHFKLWTEGFSLPKGEVYVAIESPRGELGCFLSSDGGNRPYRVHFRTPSYVHVMGVLPFLAKQGFLADLVGIIGSTDIVLGDCDR, encoded by the coding sequence ATGGTACAGAAACCCCAAATCGCCAGCGGTCATGAAGGCTACACCGAATGGCAAGGGACAGTTGCCGAATTAAAGGGACTGGTTTCCGAACGCGCCATGACCGGCGAGACAATGCTGCTGAACATGGGACCGCAGCACCCTAGCACGCACGGCGTCTTACGCTTGCTCCTTGAGCTTGATGGGGAGATCGTCGTCTCGTGCATTCCCGATGTGGGCTTTCTCCACACGGGCATCGAGAAATCGATGGAATCGAAAACGTGGGAACAAGCAATCACCATGACGGATCGCATGGATTACCTGAATCCGATGGGGAATAACCTGACCTACTGCTTGGCAATGGAAAAAATTGCCGAGTTGGACGTTCCCGAACGGGCGCAGGTCATTCGGGTGATCCTTGCTGAACTGACGCGCATCAACAGCCACCTTGTTTGGTTGGGGACTCACTGCCTCGATATGGGAGCGATGTCCGTGTTCCTTTACGCCATGCGCGAACGGGAAATGATCCTCGATATGTTCGAGATGGTCAGCGGGCAGCGGATGATGAGTACTTACTTCCGCCCCGGTGGGTTGTGGCGGGATATTCCCGCCGAGTTTGTCCCCGCGTTGGAGAAGTTCCTTGCTTATTTCCCCGCCAAAGTTGGTGAATATGAGACGCTGTTGGTCGAAAATCCGTTGTGGATTGACCGCACACAAGGGATCGGCGTCCTAACGCCCGAAGATGCCATTGCCTTTGGCTGTTCGGGTCCAACCCTGCGCGGCAGCGGGGTGAACTGGGATTTGCGCAAGGTGCAGCCTTACATGGGCTACGAAACCTACGATTTCGATATTCCCCTTGGCGAACACGGCGATGTCTATGATCGCTTCTACATTCGCGTGCAGGAACTCTATCAATGTGTGCGGATCATCAAGCAGGCGTTGGCGCGGCTGAAACCGGGACCCTTCCGCAGCAACAATCGGAAGTATGTACCGCCCCCGCGTGCCGAACTAGGGCGCAGCATGGAGGCGGTGATCCATCACTTCAAACTGTGGACAGAGGGCTTCAGCCTCCCGAAGGGGGAAGTCTACGTTGCTATCGAAAGTCCGCGTGGGGAGTTGGGTTGTTTCCTTTCCAGTGATGGGGGAAACCGTCCCTATCGCGTCCATTTCCGCACACCGTCCTACGTCCATGTCATGGGCGTGCTGCCTTTCCTTGCCAAACAGGGCTTTCTTGCCGATCTGGTCGGGATCATCGGCAGCACGGATATTGTGTTGGGGGATTGTGATCGATAG
- the murI gene encoding glutamate racemase, whose product MSDPRPIGLLDSGVGGLSVLREVRRELPAETLIYIADQAHLPYGIRPLAEIRALVAPLAERLIVHCDCKLLIVACNAANTAALHSLRAMYPETPIVGMEVAVKPAAEQTQTGVIGVITTQATAEGELLSAVVDRFARHVQVLVAACPEFVTLAEDGAPDTPASRALIERTLAPLKAAGIDQLVMGCTHFPFLMPLLRTSLGESVRIVDPAPAVARQTQRVLASLERLCDSDTPGRTHYSTTGDPTRFAALITTLIGEPHPIVQATQTLSLSPYGSPISSPSNSG is encoded by the coding sequence ATGAGTGACCCACGTCCGATTGGTTTACTTGATTCCGGCGTGGGTGGACTTTCTGTTCTGCGGGAAGTGCGCCGCGAACTCCCCGCAGAAACACTGATCTACATTGCGGATCAGGCACATCTTCCCTATGGCATACGCCCCCTCGCTGAGATTCGCGCCCTTGTTGCCCCACTTGCTGAGCGCCTGATTGTCCACTGTGACTGCAAACTTCTCATTGTCGCTTGCAACGCGGCGAACACCGCTGCCTTGCACAGCCTTCGGGCGATGTATCCTGAGACACCTATCGTGGGTATGGAAGTTGCCGTGAAACCCGCCGCCGAACAAACCCAAACGGGAGTGATCGGCGTCATCACCACGCAAGCGACGGCGGAAGGGGAACTGCTCTCGGCGGTGGTGGATCGTTTCGCCCGCCATGTGCAGGTACTCGTAGCGGCTTGCCCAGAATTCGTCACCCTTGCCGAAGACGGCGCACCGGACACCCCCGCCAGCCGCGCCCTCATTGAGCGCACGCTTGCTCCCTTGAAAGCCGCTGGCATCGATCAACTGGTCATGGGCTGTACTCATTTTCCCTTCTTGATGCCGCTCTTGCGCACCAGTTTAGGGGAGAGCGTGAGGATAGTCGATCCTGCCCCTGCGGTGGCACGGCAAACCCAACGTGTTTTAGCGAGTTTGGAGCGCCTTTGCGACAGCGACACACCCGGAAGGACACACTACAGCACGACGGGCGACCCCACCCGTTTCGCGGCGCTCATTACCACCCTCATTGGCGAGCCACATCCTATTGTACAAGCCACCCAAACGCTCTCTCTTTCCCCCTATGGTTCACCTATATCATCCCCATCTAATTCGGGTTAA
- a CDS encoding NADH-quinone oxidoreductase subunit B → MGVTAKLGNLGVVTTTLESVINWGRTNSMWPMLFGLACCAIEMMSTQAPSYDASRFGMELMRPSPRQSDLMIVAGRVTRKMAPVLRQLYDQMPSPKWVVAMGDCASCGGIFNNYAVVQGVDEIVPVDVYVAGCPPRPEQLIHGLMTLHEKIKGERILDWAK, encoded by the coding sequence ATGGGAGTAACAGCAAAGCTAGGCAATCTCGGCGTGGTCACTACCACGTTGGAATCGGTGATTAATTGGGGGCGCACAAACTCCATGTGGCCCATGCTCTTTGGCTTGGCGTGCTGCGCTATTGAGATGATGAGTACACAAGCCCCTAGCTACGACGCTTCGCGCTTTGGGATGGAATTGATGCGCCCTAGCCCACGCCAAAGCGATTTGATGATCGTTGCTGGGCGTGTCACCCGCAAAATGGCGCCCGTCTTGCGCCAACTCTACGACCAAATGCCTAGCCCAAAGTGGGTTGTGGCAATGGGCGACTGTGCCTCGTGCGGGGGTATCTTTAACAATTACGCAGTTGTACAAGGCGTTGATGAGATCGTCCCTGTCGATGTTTATGTGGCGGGCTGCCCGCCGCGCCCGGAACAATTGATTCACGGCTTGATGACCCTTCACGAGAAGATCAAGGGCGAGCGGATTTTGGATTGGGCAAAGTAA
- a CDS encoding NADH-quinone oxidoreductase subunit A encodes MLDQYAPVAVLLILTTVVAIIVLFISRTLGPFKPNSRKLEPYESGMVPIGPAMRRMPVKFYLIAVLFILFDIEVMFFLPFAIALRELGLLALLAMTIFIVILEIGHFYAWKKGALEWE; translated from the coding sequence GTGCTAGATCAATACGCACCCGTAGCGGTGCTGCTTATCCTCACTACTGTTGTGGCGATTATCGTTCTCTTTATCTCGCGCACACTCGGTCCATTCAAACCCAATTCCCGCAAACTTGAACCCTATGAGTCGGGGATGGTGCCGATTGGTCCGGCGATGCGCCGGATGCCTGTCAAGTTCTACCTGATTGCCGTCCTGTTCATCCTCTTTGATATTGAAGTGATGTTCTTTCTGCCCTTTGCCATTGCCCTGCGTGAATTAGGGCTGCTGGCGCTACTGGCAATGACCATCTTTATTGTGATCCTCGAAATCGGGCATTTTTATGCGTGGAAGAAAGGGGCGTTGGAATGGGAGTAA
- a CDS encoding GNAT family N-acetyltransferase: MNDPITIRHLSTADYEAICEVWAASGLPYKPTGRESREAFTTQMASDVQDALGAEIAGELVGVVLATHDSRKGWINRLAVAKRHQRKGVGRALIEAAEAALRAKGLTVIAALVEHYNEASFALFQAAGFHVHETYYLSKRDSQDV; this comes from the coding sequence ATGAACGATCCGATCACCATTCGCCATCTAAGCACCGCTGATTATGAGGCGATTTGCGAGGTGTGGGCTGCCTCTGGCTTGCCCTACAAACCCACCGGACGCGAAAGCCGCGAGGCGTTCACGACACAAATGGCATCCGACGTTCAGGATGCGCTCGGCGCAGAGATAGCGGGTGAACTTGTTGGCGTCGTCCTTGCCACCCACGACAGCCGCAAGGGATGGATCAACCGCCTTGCGGTGGCAAAGAGGCATCAACGCAAGGGCGTTGGACGAGCATTGATCGAGGCAGCAGAGGCAGCGCTACGGGCAAAAGGGCTGACGGTGATTGCCGCCCTTGTCGAGCATTACAACGAGGCAAGTTTTGCCCTTTTCCAAGCGGCGGGGTTTCACGTACACGAGACGTATTACCTGAGCAAGCGCGACAGTCAGGACGTGTGA